The genomic DNA TTCACTTGTTGCAGTGATTTTGTGCATTGTTATCCTGACTAAGGTGAACAAACTCCTTACCATGCTTCGTACCCCGATTTTCAAGAAGCTCACCCCGGACATGAACTTGAAGCCGTCCGCTCGTCGCCCGATCAGCGCACAGGAAATGGCTCAACGCGGTGAACGCAACAACAAGGAAAATCGTCAGAACAAGGAACGTCCGGCTAACAACAATAAGGACAATCGCAACCAGCAGGCTGCTGCTCAGGCTCCTGCAAATCGCGAACGCAACGAACAACATCAGCGTCCGGAACGTGGCCCGCGCCGCGAACGCCGTCCGGAACGCCCGCATCGTGAAGCTAACGTTGAAGCTACTGCTGCTGTCGAACAGGCTGCAGCTCCGGCCGCACCGGCTGCTGAAGCCCCGGTCGCCGAAGCTCGTCGCCCGCTCGCTCCGCGTATTCCGGTTGAAACTCCGGCTGCTCCGGCTGTCGAAGCTGCCCCGGTCGCTCCGGTTGCTGAAGCCCCGGCTGAAGCTGCCGCCGAAACCGTTTTTGATCCGTCCAAGGTCCGCTATGGCCGCCGCAACGTGATCAAGAAGGCTCCGGAACTTTCCGAAGAAGCTTAATTCTCACGAATATTGCTTTTGCAAAAAATTCCCAGTCCAAATGGATTGGGAATTTTTTTTGTGAGTTTTCGTAATGGCCATTGCAAGAAAGAATGTCGATAAATTCGCCATTGATTCTTTTGAGCGTTTTTTTTTGTCCTGGGTTTGCCAGTAGAGGTAGTCTTCCCAAGCTTTATCGGACCAAATTTTCTTCATTAGTCGTCAACCTCAATGAGTTCATGTTCGATTGTTATCATTTTTCTTTCTCGTTTGGGGTCTTCTGTTTCTTATTCATTTGTGATTTCCTTGATTTATTGTTAAAACGTTTTTGAATACAAAAGTTTCTTTCATCTTTTAAAAAAAATAAAATGTAATGTCATATTATGTCATTGTGAAAATGAAAAAATAGAATGTCATAATATGTCAGTCTGTGAATCTATATTTGAAAAAGTCCTAAACGAGGTGCTCTTTATGCAGAAAACATTTTCACAATTTCAACTCAAGCAGATTCTCTCCTCGTCCAATCCAAATGCCGAAATCGAATTGCATAAGGACGAATTTTTTGACTTTATTGATCGTTACATGGTGGGTTGCGAGCATAAGAATTTCCATTGCGAAGGCGATGTCTGGGAACATACGAAACTTGTAATCCAAAATGTCGTTGCAGAAGAACACGATTGGATAGATGTGTTGGCAGCGTTGCTTCACGATGTGGGGAAGAAAAATGCTCTAGAACGCAACGATGGCAAGAATATGCAGGGGCATGAAATTGAAGGGGCCCGCATTGCTTTTGACTGGCTTGTGAAAATGGGCTTTGACCGAGAAGCCCGAGAGCAGGTTCTTTGGATTATTCGCAATCACATGAAAGCTTTGGATTTAAAGGTCATGCATTCCAAATACAATATTTGGCAGTTGGTGAAACATCCTCTGTTTTGGCGGTTGCAACGCTTGGCTCGTGCCGATTGTAAATCGACTTTGAACGTAGATGGCAAACCGAGGGATTGTTTTGATGATTTTTTGAAACGCCCGATTGTTGCGGAGTGTCTTGAAAAAGAAATGCCTGCCGCAATTGTTGAGGCTGAGGTTTTTGCTTCGCAAAAATGGGATGATTTTCGCTTGGAAAAGGCTCTTGCATTTTGCCATAAGATGCAAATCAATGGGGGAGTTGTCTCCAAAGAAAGTTTAATTCGTGCCGCCATCAACTCTATAGGAGGTAACAATGGTTGATAACTTTAAGATTATTCGATCGATGCTCAAGTTCGAGAATCCTGGCGATTGCTATTACGTTCAGCTGCTCCGCAGGCAAAGTGACGATCCGAAAATTGGGGGCGTTTCAGACCCTGCGTATCACGGTAATATGCATAGTCGCTCTATCAAAGATTACTTTATTTCATCGCTGGAGCATTTTGACGATGTTGAAAAAGAAATCAAGACGATTTGCGAAGTATTTAATGTGCGGGCTTACATTCGCTTGAACAAGCGGACGTTCAAGGATATTTCGATGGTCATCTTCAAGCATATCACCGAAGAAATTTGTTCCGGTGAAACGTTTGCTCCGCCGCTTCATTTGGTGGCACGAGCCGCAGGCCGTGCAAATGGCGCTGGCAAATCGAAAACTTGGATTGTCGATGTGGATGCGGAGTTCGTTCCGTATAAGCAGGCGATTCGTGAAATGATCGAAAAGTGTGAGCCGTTCCAGTCGGCAAATGATATTGTAGAAATCCAGACGAAAAACGGATTTCACCTGATTGCGAAGCCTTTCAATACTTTAAGAATGGATGAGCTTTGGCAATTGTTCTGCTCTGAAAATAAAATTGATTTGCCGCGTTTCGACATCCACAAGGACAATCCGACAATTCTGTATGTGAAGTAGTTCATTACCAATATCAAAAAAACAAACCCCACCAGAGGAGGGGCTTTGCTTTGCGCGGTTTCGAATTGCGGTGCAGTTCCTATCGCGGCTTTTCAACCAGCGGTGTGCCGCATTTTTAGAACTCGATGAGTCCCTTGGCTTCGTCGGCGAGGATGACCTTTGTTGCCATGCCGACGAAAAGTCCGTGGCCGACAATACCGACAATGTGTTCCAGGTCGCGGGCGAGCTTGTCTGCATCGGCGATGGGCGGGAACTTTGCATCGGCGATGAGGTTACCGCTGTCGCTGATTACCGGACCGTCCTTGCCAGGAGCGCCCATGCGAACTTTGACTTCGCCACCGAGCTTTTTCACGCGTTCGGTCACGACGGCGATTGCACCCGGAATGATTTCGAGAGGTACGGCGAACTTGGTGCCGAGCTGCTGCACGGCCTTGCCGGAGTCTGCGATAATCACGTAGTTGTCCGTCATGGAAGCGACAATCTTTTCGAGGAGGTGTGCTGCACCGCGGCCCTTGATGAGGTTGCGGTTCGGGTCGATTTCGTCGGCGCCGTCGATAACCATGTCGAGGTGGCTGACTTCGCCCATTTCCTTGAGCGGGATGCCGAGGCTACGGCATTGGAGCGTTGTGCTCCAGCTGGTGGAGACGCCTGTCACGTGGATGCCTTCGGTCTTGATGCGTTCTGCAAGGCGGTTCACCATGTGTGCCGCCGTACTGCCAGTGCCGAGACCGACTGTCATTCCGTCCTTAATCATGTCCGCAGCACGAACGCCTGCAGCCTTCTTGAGTTCATCCATCGATGCCATTAGCGCCATCTCCTTTCGTTTGAATCAAAATTGTCGTCGCCCATGCGATTGTCGTAACTGTCGTAGTTATCGTAGCCGTCGTAATCGTCTTCGTCCGGGAATCCGGATTCCTGTTCGGTAAAGCTTGCGTCTACGATGTCTATGACTTCGACGTTAAATGTCAAATCCTTGCCCGCAAACGGGTGGTTCCCGTCCACAATCACGGTGTCTTCGAGAATTTCCTTGATGGTGTAAATGCCGTCGCACTGGTCATCATCGCCATCCAGGTTCAAGTCGTCTACAAATTCTTCAGCGGTGTCCGGCAGCTGGAATTCGCGCATGTCGTTGTCCTGGAACATTTCGAGTTCCATGCCGAGCCAAAGCTCGCCAACTTCGCGCAGTTCTTCCTTGGGCACTGTGAGGATGAGGTCCTTGCGGTATTCTCCATAACCCAAATTAGCGGGTATGTTTACGGTGAACTTTTCTCCCAAGCGGCGTCCGTTCAATGCGTCTTCGAGCCCGGGAATGATGTTGTTGTATCCGTGGATGTACACGAACGGCTGTGAGGCGGGGACTTCTTCAAGAATCCTTTTGCCTTCTCTGAGGGTGTAGGCGATGCTCACCTTCATTTTGTCTTGGATGACTACCATACGTGCCCAAATTTAGTAACTTTTACCAATTTCGCCACTTATATATTTTTGTTTTTCTAAATTGCAAGTATGCTTTACGGTATTTGTTCTGATATCCATTCCAATGCCACCGCATTTAAGGCTGTTTTGGAGTCAATGCGGGATAACGGCGTGGAACGGAAGGTGTGCCTTGGGGATATTGTGGGTTATGGTGTCGATACAGATGAATGTGTCGACTTAGTTCGTGAAAACATGGATTTTTGCTTGATCGGGAACCACGATAGCGTGGCGGTCAAGAATGAATCGAGCGAGGGGTTCAATCCTTATGCAAAACAGGCGATTGAATGGACGCAAAAGCATCTGTCCAAGGAGTCTGTTGCGTATATCCGTTCGCTCCCGTACATTCACGAAGAGAATGATATTTGTTTTGTGCATGCGTCGCCGTTGTCTCCGGCGGATTGGGTCTACGTGACCGACCTCGAAGATGCGCTGAACGCCTTTGACCATTTCTCGGAGCGTTATTGCTTTGTGGGCCATACGCATAGCCCGGTCATCATTGCGAGCCGTCCTTTGGCAATTCCGAAGATTCTCGACGAGTACGAGTACGTGATTGCAAATACGGAGCGCTTGCTAGTGAATGTCGGCAGTGTGGGGCAACCTCGTGACCGCGACCCGCGTGCCTGCTGGTGCCTGCTCGATACCGAGACCAAGTGCGTGCGACTCATCCGCGTGGAATACGATATCCGCGAGACGCAAAGCCGCATGAAAAAGCAAGGATTGCCCTCGTTCCTCATCGACCGACTATCGGTAGGGAGATAGCTATGGGGTATGAGCACGGGCTCTCTTTGAGGAATGGGATCGCTCATAAAAGTTTGCTTTGAAAATTTAAGTAGGGATTAGATGTTTAATTTACGTTTGCTCATAGCTCATACCTCAAAGGGCCGTAGGCCCGACCTCATAGCTCTATGAAATGGATTCTAGCTGTTTTTGGTCGTGCGGGCTCTCCGTTAATTGCGGAAGAGGTTGATAAGTATGTGAAGCGTTTGCGCGGTTCTGCTATGCCGCTCGAAGTGGTGGAGCTAAAGGAATCCAAGCTCGACGACCATGCCCAGGCGCTCGCTCAAGAAGCCGCTCTGTTCGAGAAAAAATTCCCGCGCAACGAATTTAAGCGCGTGATTCTCTCCGAAGAAGGCAAACTCATGGATACGGTCAAGCTTGCCGATACACTCTCGGCACGTTTCCCCGGAAATATTGTGTTCTTGATTGGCTCGGCTTACGGCATCGATGAGAACTTGAAAAAGTCCGCCGACTTGCTTTTGAGCCTTTCTCCGTTGACTTTCACTCACGACCATGCTAGGATGATTACGGCCGAGCAACTCTACCGCGTCCAGATGGTCATGCAAAACCACCCGTATCATCATAGGTAGTAGGAAGTAGGCGGTAGACAGTAGGAAGTGGTTAGTATGCAGTGGTTAGTAAATAGAATGATTCAGAACTTAGAACTTAGAACTTAGAACTTAGAACTTAGAACTTTGCTTGTCTTTCTAAGCTCTGCGAGCGAAGCTGTCTAAG from Fibrobacter succinogenes includes the following:
- a CDS encoding HD domain-containing protein, with translation MQKTFSQFQLKQILSSSNPNAEIELHKDEFFDFIDRYMVGCEHKNFHCEGDVWEHTKLVIQNVVAEEHDWIDVLAALLHDVGKKNALERNDGKNMQGHEIEGARIAFDWLVKMGFDREAREQVLWIIRNHMKALDLKVMHSKYNIWQLVKHPLFWRLQRLARADCKSTLNVDGKPRDCFDDFLKRPIVAECLEKEMPAAIVEAEVFASQKWDDFRLEKALAFCHKMQINGGVVSKESLIRAAINSIGGNNG
- the rpiA gene encoding ribose-5-phosphate isomerase RpiA, translated to MASMDELKKAAGVRAADMIKDGMTVGLGTGSTAAHMVNRLAERIKTEGIHVTGVSTSWSTTLQCRSLGIPLKEMGEVSHLDMVIDGADEIDPNRNLIKGRGAAHLLEKIVASMTDNYVIIADSGKAVQQLGTKFAVPLEIIPGAIAVVTERVKKLGGEVKVRMGAPGKDGPVISDSGNLIADAKFPPIADADKLARDLEHIVGIVGHGLFVGMATKVILADEAKGLIEF
- a CDS encoding peptidylprolyl isomerase, with amino-acid sequence MVVIQDKMKVSIAYTLREGKRILEEVPASQPFVYIHGYNNIIPGLEDALNGRRLGEKFTVNIPANLGYGEYRKDLILTVPKEELREVGELWLGMELEMFQDNDMREFQLPDTAEEFVDDLNLDGDDDQCDGIYTIKEILEDTVIVDGNHPFAGKDLTFNVEVIDIVDASFTEQESGFPDEDDYDGYDNYDSYDNRMGDDNFDSNERRWR
- a CDS encoding metallophosphoesterase gives rise to the protein MLYGICSDIHSNATAFKAVLESMRDNGVERKVCLGDIVGYGVDTDECVDLVRENMDFCLIGNHDSVAVKNESSEGFNPYAKQAIEWTQKHLSKESVAYIRSLPYIHEENDICFVHASPLSPADWVYVTDLEDALNAFDHFSERYCFVGHTHSPVIIASRPLAIPKILDEYEYVIANTERLLVNVGSVGQPRDRDPRACWCLLDTETKCVRLIRVEYDIRETQSRMKKQGLPSFLIDRLSVGR
- a CDS encoding 23S rRNA (pseudouridine(1915)-N(3))-methyltransferase RlmH, yielding MKWILAVFGRAGSPLIAEEVDKYVKRLRGSAMPLEVVELKESKLDDHAQALAQEAALFEKKFPRNEFKRVILSEEGKLMDTVKLADTLSARFPGNIVFLIGSAYGIDENLKKSADLLLSLSPLTFTHDHARMITAEQLYRVQMVMQNHPYHHR